One stretch of Leadbetterella byssophila DSM 17132 DNA includes these proteins:
- a CDS encoding NAD kinase, whose translation MKFAIHGRPFKPESREEIQNIFHALDQRGIFYQISDTFSNLLKESGVHHDQSMIFREKAELCDLDVAISLGGDGAFLETLGMVARQETPVLGINFGRLGFLTDIAPKNIQETLDKILRKEYTIDERIMLHADGAQPIFPDGMNFALNEIAISKTDTSSMIVIHAYIDGEFLNSYWADGLMVATPTGSTGYNLSCGGPLVMPISNDFIITPICPHNLFVRPIIVSSQSKITLKVESRSNNYLVSMDSRARIVGDEMGEITVSLETFKAKLLKIDGMSFLSTLRNKLKWGEDVRNRI comes from the coding sequence ATGAAATTTGCTATCCATGGCAGACCCTTTAAACCGGAATCTCGCGAGGAGATTCAAAATATATTTCACGCCCTCGACCAGAGAGGGATATTTTATCAAATCTCGGATACATTTTCAAACCTCTTAAAGGAAAGCGGAGTTCACCATGATCAAAGCATGATCTTTCGGGAGAAGGCGGAGCTTTGCGACCTAGATGTAGCCATTAGTCTAGGAGGAGATGGTGCTTTCCTAGAAACCTTAGGTATGGTGGCCCGCCAAGAAACGCCGGTATTGGGTATAAATTTTGGTCGACTAGGATTCCTGACTGACATTGCACCGAAAAACATTCAAGAAACTTTAGATAAGATATTACGGAAAGAATATACCATTGATGAACGCATCATGCTACATGCAGATGGGGCGCAGCCTATCTTCCCTGACGGCATGAACTTCGCATTAAATGAGATAGCCATATCGAAGACGGACACCTCTTCGATGATCGTAATTCACGCTTACATTGATGGAGAATTCCTAAACTCCTACTGGGCTGACGGTCTTATGGTGGCCACACCTACGGGAAGTACAGGATATAATTTGAGTTGTGGCGGGCCTTTGGTCATGCCTATCTCAAATGACTTCATCATTACTCCTATCTGCCCTCATAACCTCTTTGTAAGGCCTATTATCGTTTCCAGCCAGAGTAAGATTACGCTTAAAGTAGAGAGTAGAAGTAACAACTACCTGGTTTCTATGGATTCTAGAGCCAGAATAGTGGGAGATGAGATGGGAGAAATCACGGTAAGTTTAGAGACATTTAAAGCTAAACTTCTGAAAATAGATGGAATGAGCTTCCTATCTACCCTAAGAAACAAATTAAAATGGGGCGAAGACGTTAGAAATAGAATATAA
- a CDS encoding phosphosulfolactate synthase, whose protein sequence is MNYSLSHVPERTAQPRNNGVTMVMDKGLSLAEAENFLSKAAKFVDIIKLGWATSYITENLKEKIQLYHAHNIPVYFGGTLFEAFVVRNQFEDYLRVLDEYGLEYAEVSDGSITLPHEEKCNYIAKLATRGKVLSEVGSKDAEKIFAPYKWIDLMRSELQAGSWKVIGEARESGNIGLYRSTGEVRQGLVDEIINAISAENIIWEAPQRPQQVYFVKLIGPNVNLGNIAPEEVIALETTRLGLRSDTFASYLPEDIKQKYKLGKYFQDERLKQDN, encoded by the coding sequence ATGAATTATTCTTTATCTCACGTTCCGGAACGTACTGCACAACCTCGCAACAATGGTGTTACCATGGTGATGGATAAAGGCCTAAGTCTGGCTGAAGCGGAGAACTTCCTTTCTAAAGCTGCGAAGTTTGTGGACATAATAAAATTAGGTTGGGCCACATCGTACATAACGGAAAACTTAAAAGAAAAGATTCAACTCTATCACGCTCATAATATCCCTGTATATTTTGGAGGCACTCTATTTGAAGCCTTTGTTGTAAGAAATCAATTTGAAGATTATTTGCGTGTATTAGACGAATATGGATTGGAATATGCAGAGGTGTCTGACGGCTCCATTACATTACCTCATGAGGAAAAATGTAATTACATTGCCAAATTAGCTACCCGCGGAAAGGTTCTATCTGAAGTAGGATCAAAAGACGCCGAAAAAATCTTCGCTCCGTATAAGTGGATTGATTTGATGCGAAGTGAATTACAGGCAGGCTCTTGGAAAGTTATTGGCGAAGCCAGAGAAAGCGGAAACATTGGCTTATACAGAAGTACTGGAGAAGTTAGGCAGGGATTGGTAGATGAGATTATAAATGCTATCTCTGCTGAGAATATCATTTGGGAAGCACCTCAACGTCCTCAACAGGTATATTTCGTTAAATTGATTGGACCAAATGTCAATTTAGGAAATATTGCACCTGAAGAAGTAATAGCATTAGAAACTACTCGTTTAGGGCTTAGGAGTGATACCTTTGCCTCCTATTTACCGGAAGACATCAAACAAAAATATAAACTTGGCAAATACTTCCAAGATGAGCGCCTAAAACAAGACAATTAA
- a CDS encoding DUF4056 domain-containing protein codes for MKKTILILLLPFLCAARIPEGLDTKTPPKRIIRTCCSFGVDVKVSVLSFLKVTDITSLSAMGDHTFMGNKAEKNGIIYTHKGGFIDMGHLRDIADYTAYLFALIKENRNVGLHEFKLGKEGGTKKLNVFIPDHFTDEDIANLAGKIAYDLSAWHEISTWYGSSYIPLVPERYSSFSVEDAYSNLLGAHLGIKAVLSDKPYEEEMTRSILETLHYLGAVQTEEETRQAMNDVKDIWWSGTAKLPSRKVLIKRQFEILGRVSPLVVDSDLRGESEYDLLVPEFASDGKKLTDYYTLQIKTSYKIPVRKVLGFTSRERYITQEDFPALIEYAEYLATTSEQPQELSSAR; via the coding sequence ATGAAAAAAACAATTCTGATCCTCCTTCTTCCTTTTTTATGTGCAGCTCGTATACCTGAAGGATTGGATACGAAGACCCCTCCTAAAAGAATTATCAGAACCTGTTGTTCCTTTGGTGTAGACGTAAAGGTTTCTGTACTGTCCTTCCTTAAAGTTACGGATATTACTTCACTATCCGCTATGGGTGACCATACGTTTATGGGTAACAAAGCGGAAAAGAACGGGATTATATATACGCATAAAGGCGGCTTTATAGATATGGGGCATCTCAGGGATATAGCTGATTATACAGCCTATTTATTTGCTCTGATCAAAGAAAACAGGAACGTGGGTTTGCATGAGTTTAAACTTGGCAAAGAAGGTGGCACAAAGAAATTGAATGTTTTTATTCCGGATCATTTTACGGATGAGGACATAGCGAATTTAGCTGGAAAGATAGCCTATGATTTATCTGCCTGGCATGAGATCTCCACGTGGTATGGTTCGTCTTATATTCCTTTGGTTCCTGAGAGATACTCGAGTTTTTCCGTGGAAGATGCCTATTCTAACTTATTGGGCGCACATCTGGGTATAAAGGCCGTTTTGAGTGATAAGCCGTATGAAGAGGAAATGACTCGAAGTATCTTAGAAACTTTACATTACCTAGGAGCCGTTCAAACGGAAGAGGAAACTCGCCAGGCCATGAATGATGTAAAAGATATTTGGTGGTCAGGTACGGCAAAATTGCCTAGCAGAAAGGTTTTGATCAAACGTCAGTTTGAAATTCTAGGAAGAGTTAGTCCTCTTGTAGTGGATAGTGATTTAAGAGGGGAGAGTGAATATGATTTACTGGTTCCGGAGTTTGCTTCAGATGGAAAGAAGCTAACAGATTATTATACCTTACAGATAAAAACCAGTTACAAAATACCCGTACGTAAGGTCCTAGGATTTACTTCAAGGGAAAGGTATATCACTCAAGAGGATTTTCCTGCATTGATTGAATATGCTGAATACCTGGCTACTACCTCAGAGCAGCCTCAAGAGTTATCATCAGCGCGATAG
- a CDS encoding PspC domain-containing protein has protein sequence MKKLVRIKGEGSMLGGVCTGLAEYFDVDVTLIRILFVMAVIAPIPAVIPYLVMWAIMPLKSSVTTLHT, from the coding sequence ATGAAAAAGCTAGTAAGAATTAAAGGTGAAGGGTCCATGTTAGGCGGTGTTTGTACCGGATTAGCAGAATACTTTGATGTAGACGTTACCCTTATCCGTATCCTGTTTGTGATGGCGGTAATCGCTCCCATTCCAGCGGTTATTCCTTACTTGGTGATGTGGGCTATTATGCCTCTCAAGTCTTCTGTCACTACACTACATACATAA
- a CDS encoding lysophospholipid acyltransferase family protein has protein sequence MKKILDYLLSAIYALYFGILLCVFHVVQVIAFHLFGPRAHQRSVEILNLFIIGGFFLTGSRAKFYQQSPLPTDRTIIFISNHQSMFDIPGIIWFLRKHTPKFVSKKELAKGIPAISYNLRVGQAALIDRSDSKQAIMEILRFAKHISEHTFSAAIFPEGTRSRTGKLKPFAVGGVATLLKKTKHPLVVPIAIKNTGKFNPTGLFPLSSFTTMSWTTLEAIEPKDRTPEDIVKECEDQIREYLGQKI, from the coding sequence TTGAAGAAGATTCTGGATTATTTGTTAAGCGCCATTTATGCCCTCTATTTTGGGATACTTTTATGTGTTTTCCACGTGGTACAGGTGATTGCTTTTCATTTATTCGGTCCACGTGCACATCAAAGATCGGTAGAAATATTGAACCTATTTATTATTGGAGGCTTTTTTCTAACGGGTTCACGTGCAAAGTTTTACCAACAATCACCCTTACCTACTGATCGCACTATCATCTTTATCTCAAACCACCAAAGTATGTTTGACATCCCGGGAATCATCTGGTTTCTGAGAAAGCATACGCCTAAGTTTGTTTCTAAAAAAGAGCTAGCAAAGGGAATACCTGCCATCTCCTATAATCTTAGGGTAGGACAAGCAGCTTTGATTGACCGTTCTGATTCCAAACAGGCCATTATGGAGATATTAAGATTTGCCAAGCATATCTCTGAGCATACTTTCTCTGCTGCCATTTTCCCGGAAGGTACCAGATCCAGAACCGGGAAGCTAAAGCCTTTTGCCGTAGGAGGTGTGGCTACACTCTTAAAGAAAACGAAGCACCCTCTTGTAGTACCCATAGCTATCAAGAATACAGGCAAATTCAATCCAACGGGTTTGTTCCCATTAAGCTCCTTTACTACAATGTCTTGGACTACTTTGGAAGCAATAGAACCAAAGGACAGAACACCGGAAGATATTGTCAAAGAATGTGAAGACCAAATCCGAGAATATTTAGGCCAAAAAATATAG
- the sppA gene encoding signal peptide peptidase SppA, producing the protein MQFLKYVLATIVGIFLFYILFFFLFMGIGSMFSSSEGTSEVKEGTVLKLDLDGKFTDLKKPEDPFTGILGDEINYISIRELQTSLKNAALDPKIKGISISINDPSMGFAELEEVRSALLNFKKSGKFIYTYGDYLSEKAILLCAVADSAFIHPEGSVEFNGLSSEITYFQGTLEKLGIEPIIFRVGEYKSAVEPYFRKDMSEASKEQIKSYLGSISHKVYSNFAQDKNWALASVDSLLNKAPIFTSDEALKFDLVQAVAYADQYEDAIKNKLGVKKVEYATLSTYSKAKKLIKESTSSDRVAVIVSEGEIVDGNGGEGFIAAEEFIKEIKRARKDKKVKAIVLRINSPGGSAMASDKMWREIQLTKKEKPVFASMGNVAASGGYYMAMGCDTIVAHPTTITGSIGIFGVMLNFQKFMNDKLGVTFDEVSTHTYSNSPSSVKKMTEVEKQSIQNMINKGYESFTTKAAQGRKMDLNELKSLAGGRVWTGEQAKENGLVDILGDLDTAIELAAKKAGIKDYQVKYYPYPKSDFDRLIEKFTKSGSEAQLIEKLGEFGPIYKTIKGLSKMDLVQARMFEVPEIR; encoded by the coding sequence ATGCAGTTTTTGAAGTATGTTTTAGCTACCATTGTTGGCATCTTCTTGTTCTATATTCTTTTCTTCTTCTTGTTTATGGGGATAGGCTCAATGTTTTCCTCTTCTGAAGGTACGAGCGAGGTCAAAGAGGGCACAGTGCTAAAACTGGATTTAGATGGTAAATTCACTGATTTGAAAAAACCGGAGGATCCTTTCACGGGGATATTGGGTGATGAAATAAATTATATCAGTATTAGAGAGCTACAGACTTCTTTAAAAAATGCAGCTTTAGATCCTAAGATCAAGGGTATCAGTATTTCTATCAACGATCCATCCATGGGTTTTGCGGAGCTAGAAGAAGTCAGGTCAGCCTTGCTTAATTTCAAGAAATCCGGGAAATTCATTTATACGTACGGAGATTACTTATCAGAAAAAGCTATCCTCCTATGTGCAGTGGCTGACAGTGCATTTATACATCCAGAGGGTTCAGTAGAATTTAATGGCTTATCTTCTGAGATAACCTATTTTCAAGGTACGCTGGAGAAATTAGGAATTGAACCCATCATCTTTAGGGTGGGAGAATACAAAAGTGCAGTAGAACCTTACTTCAGAAAGGATATGAGTGAGGCTAGTAAGGAGCAGATTAAGTCTTATTTAGGATCCATATCACATAAGGTTTATAGCAATTTTGCACAGGATAAAAATTGGGCATTAGCTTCCGTTGATAGTCTTTTAAACAAGGCTCCAATATTCACTTCTGATGAGGCTTTAAAGTTTGATTTGGTACAAGCTGTGGCTTATGCTGATCAATACGAAGATGCAATTAAGAATAAGTTAGGTGTCAAAAAAGTAGAATATGCTACCTTATCTACTTACAGTAAAGCCAAAAAGTTGATAAAAGAAAGTACTTCCTCTGATAGAGTGGCGGTGATAGTTTCTGAGGGTGAAATAGTTGACGGAAATGGTGGAGAAGGGTTTATTGCTGCTGAAGAGTTTATCAAAGAGATAAAGAGAGCAAGGAAGGATAAGAAGGTTAAGGCCATAGTATTGCGCATAAATTCACCTGGTGGATCTGCTATGGCATCAGATAAGATGTGGAGAGAAATCCAATTGACCAAGAAGGAAAAGCCGGTATTTGCTTCCATGGGAAATGTAGCAGCATCCGGAGGATATTATATGGCCATGGGTTGTGATACTATAGTAGCTCATCCCACCACCATCACCGGTTCAATAGGAATCTTTGGCGTCATGCTGAATTTCCAAAAATTCATGAATGATAAGTTGGGCGTTACCTTTGATGAGGTAAGTACACACACTTATTCCAATTCTCCTTCTTCAGTGAAGAAGATGACAGAGGTGGAAAAGCAGTCCATCCAAAACATGATCAATAAAGGATACGAAAGTTTTACTACTAAAGCTGCTCAAGGTAGGAAGATGGATTTGAATGAATTGAAGTCCCTAGCAGGTGGAAGAGTGTGGACCGGTGAGCAGGCTAAGGAAAATGGATTGGTTGACATTCTGGGGGATTTAGATACTGCTATAGAATTAGCAGCTAAAAAGGCTGGGATTAAGGATTATCAAGTGAAATACTATCCGTACCCTAAGTCTGACTTTGATAGGTTAATAGAAAAGTTTACTAAATCAGGGAGTGAAGCGCAGCTGATAGAAAAGCTTGGAGAATTTGGTCCTATATATAAGACTATCAAAGGATTAAGTAAAATGGATCTGGTACAGGCAAGGATGTTTGAGGTGCCGGAAATTAGATAA
- a CDS encoding acyl-ACP desaturase, whose amino-acid sequence MEPSRIEVMKHIGKEVDDLSLEFLNPIESNWQPADFLPDSGKENFFDELKELQDACKELPYDYLAVLVGDCITEEALPTYTSWLMTVEGIKQVEEPNSGWVKWVRWWSAEENRHGDLLNKYLYLSGRINMREMETSTQWLIADGFDIGTDDDPYRNFIYTSFQELATNISHRRTATLAKKFGNTHLSKICGKIASDEMRHAKAYKTFISKFFEVDPSEVMLAFEDMMRKKIVMPAHFLRETGEKIGEVFSHFSDSAQRLGVYTTIDYIEILESLLQEWKIEKVRELNAQAERARDYLLALPARLRRIADRTKIPELEYEFKWITR is encoded by the coding sequence ATGGAACCAAGTCGCATAGAAGTCATGAAACATATAGGGAAGGAAGTGGACGATCTTTCTCTTGAATTTCTAAATCCTATTGAGTCCAACTGGCAGCCGGCTGATTTCCTTCCGGATTCGGGAAAGGAGAATTTTTTTGATGAGCTAAAAGAGTTACAGGATGCCTGCAAAGAATTGCCGTATGATTACTTAGCGGTTTTGGTGGGTGACTGCATCACAGAAGAAGCCTTGCCTACGTATACTTCTTGGCTAATGACCGTTGAGGGGATTAAACAGGTAGAGGAACCAAATTCCGGTTGGGTGAAATGGGTAAGATGGTGGAGTGCTGAAGAAAATAGGCATGGCGATTTATTGAACAAGTACCTTTATCTCTCCGGTAGAATAAATATGCGGGAGATGGAAACCTCTACTCAGTGGCTGATTGCTGATGGCTTTGATATTGGTACAGATGATGACCCTTATAGAAACTTTATTTATACTTCTTTTCAGGAATTAGCAACTAATATTTCTCACAGAAGAACGGCCACACTGGCAAAGAAGTTTGGTAATACTCATCTGTCTAAGATTTGTGGGAAGATAGCTTCTGATGAGATGAGGCATGCTAAGGCATATAAGACCTTTATCTCCAAATTCTTTGAGGTGGATCCTTCAGAGGTGATGTTAGCCTTTGAAGATATGATGAGAAAAAAGATAGTGATGCCTGCACATTTTCTTCGAGAAACGGGGGAAAAGATAGGGGAGGTGTTTTCTCATTTTTCTGATTCCGCACAAAGGCTGGGTGTGTACACTACCATAGATTACATTGAAATTCTGGAAAGCTTACTTCAGGAATGGAAGATAGAAAAAGTGAGGGAACTTAATGCTCAGGCAGAGAGAGCCAGAGATTATTTATTAGCTTTGCCGGCGCGTTTGCGTAGAATAGCAGACAGAACTAAGATACCGGAATTGGAATACGAATTCAAGTGGATTACAAGATAA
- a CDS encoding S1 family peptidase, with translation MFVNAINQVAKFTFPLIISNHYQDGSTSSHLGSFVLLNEEGWIITAAHIIAETKRHHEHVQEYHNYIHGNGMVLNPKWILNHSLWFGADHHRIQTFHLLPENDLAIGKIEDYQAAPGQIYPKIISPSRIAAGRSLCKLGYPFYDIHATFTGNTFQYDASLFPIPHFPLDGMLTRIIEGDSNEWGKWIETSTPGLRGQSGGPLFDREANLWGIQSMTRHLPLGFSPSINKGGVHVEENQFINLGWCIHPQVIIDFLEKFEVKYYRADDNS, from the coding sequence ATGTTTGTAAACGCGATTAATCAAGTAGCCAAATTCACCTTTCCTTTGATCATATCTAATCATTATCAGGACGGTAGCACCAGCAGCCATCTAGGGAGCTTCGTTCTCCTAAATGAAGAAGGATGGATTATCACCGCTGCTCACATCATCGCAGAAACCAAAAGACACCATGAACATGTGCAAGAATACCACAATTATATCCATGGTAACGGAATGGTTTTAAATCCAAAATGGATATTAAATCATTCCTTATGGTTTGGAGCAGACCATCACCGGATACAGACCTTTCACCTCCTACCTGAAAACGATTTGGCCATCGGTAAAATAGAAGATTATCAGGCTGCGCCAGGGCAAATTTACCCTAAAATCATTTCTCCCAGCAGAATTGCAGCAGGAAGGTCCCTATGTAAATTGGGTTATCCCTTCTACGATATACACGCAACCTTTACGGGCAATACCTTTCAATATGATGCTTCCTTGTTTCCCATCCCTCATTTCCCTTTGGATGGAATGTTAACTCGAATCATTGAAGGTGATTCAAATGAATGGGGGAAATGGATAGAGACCAGCACACCGGGATTACGCGGGCAAAGTGGTGGCCCTCTATTTGATCGTGAAGCTAATTTATGGGGGATTCAGTCCATGACCAGGCATTTGCCACTAGGCTTCTCTCCATCTATCAACAAGGGTGGAGTACATGTAGAAGAAAATCAATTCATCAACTTGGGATGGTGTATACACCCCCAGGTGATTATAGACTTCCTTGAAAAGTTTGAAGTAAAGTACTATCGCGCTGATGATAACTCTTGA
- the porG gene encoding type IX secretion system protein PorG: MSSFRSIILLFTVSPLFCFAQKVEYGAGLGPTFYKGDLHPRFNVINPGAAGDIMLRYNFNRIVSARANFMMGLVVGDDSKSTDPFQKERDFKFRNVVMDYLVQLEYNFLNFRTHDGRYEHDWTPYLFGGVGQAQILQKKLNFQGAPIDKAGSGSDNILVYGIGFKKVLSSRWNLSGEFSTRTFLNKKNGAMFDGVDGSTLNNSYSPPRQFFFGNTQQNDKYFHASFTLSYLIYRVNCNTPGKKFSFF; this comes from the coding sequence ATGTCCTCCTTTAGGTCAATAATCCTTTTATTTACTGTTTCACCGCTCTTCTGTTTTGCCCAAAAAGTAGAATATGGAGCAGGACTGGGACCTACCTTTTATAAAGGAGACCTGCACCCAAGGTTCAATGTAATCAATCCGGGTGCAGCAGGAGATATCATGCTCAGATACAACTTCAATCGAATTGTTTCTGCTAGAGCCAACTTTATGATGGGACTAGTAGTAGGTGACGATAGCAAATCTACTGATCCCTTCCAAAAGGAAAGAGATTTCAAGTTTCGTAATGTAGTGATGGATTATTTGGTTCAATTGGAATACAATTTCCTGAATTTTCGAACTCATGATGGAAGATATGAGCACGACTGGACCCCATACTTATTTGGAGGAGTGGGACAAGCCCAAATCCTACAGAAGAAATTAAATTTTCAGGGAGCACCAATAGATAAGGCGGGGTCAGGATCTGACAATATCCTTGTTTATGGTATTGGCTTCAAGAAGGTACTAAGCTCGAGATGGAATCTGAGCGGAGAGTTTTCCACTAGAACCTTCCTTAATAAGAAGAATGGAGCTATGTTTGATGGAGTAGATGGCTCTACTCTTAACAATTCGTATTCTCCACCTCGTCAATTCTTCTTTGGTAATACTCAACAAAACGACAAATACTTCCACGCCTCATTTACGCTGAGTTATTTGATTTATAGAGTAAACTGTAATACGCCAGGCAAGAAATTCAGCTTCTTCTAA
- a CDS encoding PspC domain-containing protein, with protein MQRKLQRTIGKEAMILGVCGGLGKYLEADPTIIRIGAALLTIFSMGGLLLAYFIMAIIMPKEA; from the coding sequence ATGCAAAGGAAACTTCAAAGAACAATAGGTAAAGAGGCCATGATCTTAGGTGTGTGTGGAGGCTTAGGCAAATATCTGGAAGCAGATCCCACTATTATCAGGATAGGTGCAGCTTTATTGACCATTTTTAGTATGGGAGGATTGCTCCTGGCTTATTTTATAATGGCTATTATCATGCCTAAGGAAGCTTAG
- a CDS encoding DUF6089 family protein gives MLKNKIFFITIAFAFLQTHLALGQLFKKTSDSYSSVGIGAGTSHYFGDLSPYRTFYYAIYSNVRWNGTINYTAQLNSKFAARASVTYLRLFGNDATYGGKLADGKSGINQQRIRNLHFKNDMLEFAVMGLYSFRPLDMNRRKNDGLQWSPYVGLGIGLVSNNPMAKDRITDNTGGILRDKVQSGWTALRNADTETDKKYSSITPVIPLSLGIKTMLKPNLILGIEGSIRFTFTDYLDDVSTGRYSTDALSYRANEDYFALTGKSRLESYMKATGNQAVGSLYPSVDAENHEPRTGFRGSKRNDMYILTQVTLNYIIGSRVKCPPLGQ, from the coding sequence ATGCTAAAGAATAAGATTTTCTTTATTACAATAGCTTTTGCTTTCCTACAAACACACCTAGCATTAGGACAATTGTTCAAAAAAACTAGCGATAGCTATTCATCAGTAGGCATTGGAGCAGGAACCTCCCATTATTTTGGAGATCTTTCTCCTTATCGTACTTTTTATTATGCCATATATTCCAATGTTCGTTGGAACGGAACCATCAATTATACCGCTCAATTGAATTCCAAATTCGCCGCCAGAGCTTCCGTTACCTATTTGCGTTTGTTTGGGAACGATGCTACTTATGGGGGGAAACTAGCCGATGGAAAATCAGGGATCAACCAACAAAGAATCCGCAACCTACATTTCAAAAATGACATGCTGGAATTTGCGGTGATGGGGCTATATTCCTTCAGACCTTTAGACATGAACCGCAGAAAGAATGATGGTCTACAGTGGAGCCCTTATGTAGGTCTGGGAATAGGCCTAGTGAGTAATAACCCTATGGCAAAAGATAGAATCACAGATAATACCGGGGGGATATTAAGAGATAAGGTGCAAAGCGGTTGGACAGCTCTAAGAAACGCAGATACAGAGACAGACAAAAAGTACTCTTCCATCACTCCTGTCATTCCTCTTTCACTAGGAATCAAAACCATGTTGAAACCTAATCTGATCTTAGGAATCGAAGGCAGTATAAGGTTTACTTTCACTGATTATTTGGATGATGTAAGTACCGGACGATATAGCACGGATGCATTATCCTACAGGGCGAATGAAGATTACTTCGCTTTAACCGGAAAATCACGTTTGGAATCCTATATGAAAGCCACAGGAAATCAAGCGGTAGGCAGCTTGTACCCTTCTGTAGATGCAGAGAATCATGAACCTCGTACAGGATTCAGAGGTTCAAAGAGAAATGATATGTATATTTTAACCCAGGTTACCCTTAACTATATTATCGGCAGCAGAGTAAAATGTCCTCCTTTAGGTCAATAA
- a CDS encoding POTRA domain-containing protein, whose protein sequence is MLFLMASPVCAQVFTVRNIEVQGNKKTKTAVILREVHMLKGDTISEPRLTKQLQLIKENVVNTNLFLEVEVTPLSDAEGYLDLLIWVKERWYMSILPMLALGDRSFNEWWYERGRDLSRLTYGLNVNHFNFSGNGDVLTANVHLGFTPYYQLAYSRPYIDKQKRLGFTARAFYASRKALPFKTWNDKLTFASSDHTLYQRVGGAIDFKYRDRINYYHTWTGGFSNTQISDTIALANPEYFGDSRTNQNLLYTGYEFRADFRDFRQYAERGHLFFSSVYHYVAFKGRNQTNVNLNFHYFQPLGARFFWDSQVRGKASFPRTQSYFLVSGLGYGGNIARGYELYVIDGQFFALSRHTIKNKIMDRSFDISWLIRKKEFSSLPLKIYPNVYFDVAYVRNFQPQWSNSRLSNRTLLGGGVGLDIVTFYNVNIRAYYSVNEMKERNLFFTFGREF, encoded by the coding sequence ATGTTATTTCTCATGGCCTCACCTGTATGTGCTCAGGTTTTTACTGTGAGAAACATTGAGGTTCAGGGGAATAAAAAAACCAAGACTGCAGTCATTTTGCGGGAAGTGCATATGCTAAAGGGGGATACCATCTCCGAACCTCGACTCACAAAGCAGCTCCAATTGATAAAAGAAAATGTAGTCAATACCAATCTATTCCTAGAAGTGGAGGTGACACCTTTATCTGACGCCGAAGGATATTTAGATCTGTTGATATGGGTAAAAGAAAGATGGTATATGTCTATATTGCCTATGTTAGCATTAGGTGACCGTAGTTTCAACGAATGGTGGTATGAAAGAGGGAGGGATTTGAGTAGGTTAACGTATGGTTTGAATGTAAATCATTTTAATTTTTCAGGTAATGGAGATGTGTTAACCGCCAATGTGCATTTAGGATTTACTCCCTATTACCAATTGGCCTATTCGCGGCCCTACATCGATAAGCAGAAGAGGCTGGGTTTTACGGCAAGGGCATTTTATGCTTCCAGAAAAGCTTTGCCGTTTAAGACCTGGAATGATAAGCTCACTTTTGCCAGTTCAGATCATACTTTGTATCAAAGGGTGGGAGGAGCTATTGATTTTAAATACAGAGATAGAATCAATTATTATCATACCTGGACCGGAGGTTTTTCAAATACGCAAATTAGTGACACTATAGCTCTGGCAAATCCTGAGTATTTCGGTGATTCCAGAACGAATCAGAATTTGTTATATACCGGTTATGAGTTTAGGGCGGACTTTAGAGATTTTAGGCAATATGCTGAAAGAGGCCATCTTTTTTTCAGCAGTGTGTATCATTATGTGGCGTTTAAAGGGAGAAATCAAACCAATGTGAATCTAAACTTCCACTATTTCCAACCCCTTGGAGCACGATTTTTCTGGGATTCTCAAGTAAGAGGGAAAGCCTCTTTTCCTAGGACTCAAAGCTATTTTTTGGTGAGCGGTTTAGGTTATGGAGGGAATATTGCGAGGGGGTATGAATTGTACGTGATTGATGGTCAGTTCTTTGCCCTAAGTAGACATACTATAAAAAATAAAATAATGGACAGGAGCTTTGATATTTCCTGGCTTATCCGGAAAAAGGAGTTTTCCTCTCTACCACTTAAAATCTATCCCAACGTATATTTTGATGTTGCGTATGTAAGGAATTTTCAGCCCCAATGGAGTAATTCTCGACTGAGTAACAGAACTTTGCTGGGAGGAGGAGTAGGTTTGGATATCGTGACTTTTTACAATGTGAATATAAGAGCCTATTATTCTGTGAATGAGATGAAAGAGAGGAATTTGTTCTTCACTTTTGGCAGGGAGTTTTAG